One Turneriella parva DSM 21527 genomic region harbors:
- a CDS encoding MFS transporter, with translation MRTLPIYLVFLVMGFGDLIGPLVSLVKENLQITQFEASFIAFAGFIMFGLLSIPVGVLQANLGKKPVAFGGLILVLAGVTTPLMGLTSYSGYLTAVLLLGAGVTVLQVAGGPLLQEASPAGKFAQNVTFGQFVKGIGTLSAPLIPILAYRYFDNRWQLVFPIFGAGTLVAMLALFFHSSKGETKNAATVAACVALLAHRRVALLVLAIFLYVGAEICISSMLPTILEKIYGFRLADFGMAGTGLFFLSLMTGRFAGTLVLNRIRPAAFLLVCCALALAGLVLLATATGYFGFAAAMLIGFGFANIFPLVYAIGMDAFPTRANELSGLMISAIAGGAILPPVMGYISERGSIVLALVVPAACIVYITLLALNERRHHAA, from the coding sequence ATGCGCACTCTACCGATCTACCTGGTGTTTCTCGTCATGGGCTTCGGCGACCTGATCGGGCCGCTGGTTTCGTTAGTTAAGGAAAACCTGCAGATAACTCAATTCGAGGCATCTTTCATTGCGTTCGCGGGCTTCATCATGTTCGGCTTGCTGTCGATTCCGGTCGGGGTGCTGCAGGCCAATCTAGGCAAAAAGCCAGTCGCCTTCGGCGGATTGATTCTTGTGCTCGCCGGCGTCACCACACCGCTCATGGGACTCACAAGTTATTCAGGCTACCTAACCGCAGTGTTGTTACTCGGCGCCGGTGTCACGGTGCTGCAGGTTGCGGGCGGCCCGCTGCTGCAAGAAGCGTCGCCGGCGGGCAAATTTGCGCAGAACGTGACCTTTGGCCAGTTCGTGAAAGGTATCGGCACGCTCAGCGCTCCTCTGATTCCGATTCTGGCCTACCGCTATTTCGACAACCGCTGGCAGCTCGTGTTTCCGATTTTCGGCGCGGGTACGCTGGTGGCGATGCTGGCTCTGTTTTTCCATAGCAGCAAGGGTGAGACCAAAAATGCCGCAACGGTCGCCGCCTGTGTGGCGCTGCTCGCCCACCGGCGTGTTGCTCTGTTGGTGCTCGCTATTTTTCTGTACGTCGGTGCCGAGATCTGTATCAGCTCGATGCTGCCGACGATACTCGAAAAAATATATGGCTTTCGCCTCGCCGATTTTGGCATGGCAGGTACGGGTCTCTTTTTTCTCTCTCTGATGACTGGTCGCTTTGCGGGTACGCTGGTGCTGAATAGAATTCGGCCGGCAGCATTTCTGCTGGTTTGCTGCGCTCTGGCGCTCGCAGGCCTGGTGCTGCTCGCAACCGCAACGGGGTATTTCGGCTTCGCTGCGGCGATGCTGATCGGCTTCGGCTTTGCCAATATTTTTCCGCTGGTCTACGCCATCGGCATGGACGCTTTTCCCACACGCGCGAATGAACTTTCGGGCCTCATGATCAGCGCGATCGCGGGGGGAGCTATTCTGCCACCGGTGATGGGCTATATCAGCGAACGGGGTTCGATAGTGCTGGCGCTCGTCGTGCCCGCAGCCTGCATCGTCTACATCACACTGCTCGCGCTGAACGAAAGAAGGCACCATGCCGCATAG
- a CDS encoding S1/P1 nuclease: MRLILFIVFLTAGVIYPWGLRGHRVTAHIAEKHLNDKARAAVASLLGGESLARVANEADHLRSDSHFQCAAAFHYASVDDGETYKSSVKSPKGDIVRALIYFEKILRSKDSSQAKKQMALKWLVHLIGDLHQPLHVGRSGDRGGNSTEVVWFGKKTNLHKVWDSEMINDQELSYTEFADFLDKGTAEHVTSLQNGSYADWADEAPVVRADIYTCHGKDGCCKNQNQKCRDNATGFSGDSDLVAKLEYAYVEKQRPLLERQLYRGGIRLAGVLNAIFTGAASPSEKLAADLFKDKKAPDTAASDCFDKAMEKR, translated from the coding sequence ATGCGGTTGATTCTCTTCATCGTATTTCTGACGGCCGGTGTTATTTATCCATGGGGTCTGCGCGGCCACCGGGTCACCGCGCACATTGCAGAGAAGCACCTGAACGACAAAGCGCGCGCGGCGGTTGCCTCGCTGCTCGGCGGTGAAAGCCTCGCGCGCGTGGCAAACGAGGCAGACCACCTGCGCTCAGATTCGCACTTTCAGTGTGCAGCTGCGTTTCACTATGCGAGCGTCGACGATGGTGAGACCTATAAGAGTTCGGTGAAAAGCCCCAAGGGCGACATTGTGCGCGCGCTGATCTATTTCGAAAAAATTCTGCGCAGCAAAGACAGTTCGCAGGCCAAAAAACAAATGGCCCTCAAGTGGCTCGTGCACCTCATTGGCGACCTTCACCAGCCCCTGCACGTGGGCCGTAGCGGTGATCGCGGTGGCAATTCAACCGAAGTTGTATGGTTCGGCAAAAAAACCAACCTGCATAAAGTGTGGGATTCAGAAATGATCAACGACCAAGAGCTGAGCTACACTGAATTTGCCGATTTTCTAGACAAAGGTACGGCTGAACATGTGACTTCGCTGCAGAACGGCAGTTATGCCGACTGGGCCGATGAAGCGCCTGTTGTCCGCGCCGATATATATACCTGCCACGGCAAAGATGGCTGCTGCAAAAACCAAAATCAAAAATGCCGCGATAACGCCACGGGCTTCAGCGGCGATTCTGATTTAGTCGCAAAACTCGAATATGCCTATGTCGAAAAGCAACGCCCACTTCTCGAACGCCAGCTCTACCGCGGCGGTATTCGTCTCGCGGGCGTTCTCAACGCCATATTCACCGGTGCTGCATCACCGTCAGAGAAACTCGCCGCAGATTTATTCAAAGACAAGAAGGCTCCCGATACTGCAGCATCCGATTGCTTCGACAAAGCCATGGAAAAGCGCTGA
- a CDS encoding nucleoside deaminase codes for MTDVEIMTIAFAEAQEAFSRGEYPVGAVLLRDGEIIAKAGNRCVADVDPTAHAEVLVIREGYKKLRSVSDCTLYTTLFPCPMCEKTIVEVGIRRVVYGATSFRWIREHKYVHLVPEVEGPVMQTECRDLFERRLRENGRKDILDFERQARQ; via the coding sequence GTGACTGACGTTGAAATCATGACCATCGCATTTGCCGAAGCTCAAGAGGCTTTCAGTCGAGGCGAATATCCCGTTGGAGCAGTTTTGCTGCGCGATGGTGAGATCATTGCAAAAGCTGGTAATCGCTGTGTGGCTGATGTAGACCCGACGGCGCACGCAGAAGTGCTCGTGATTCGCGAGGGGTATAAAAAGCTCAGAAGTGTGAGTGATTGCACACTTTACACGACGCTTTTCCCGTGCCCCATGTGCGAGAAGACCATTGTCGAAGTGGGCATTCGTCGTGTCGTCTACGGCGCAACCTCGTTCAGGTGGATTCGCGAGCACAAGTATGTGCACTTGGTGCCTGAAGTCGAAGGACCCGTCATGCAAACCGAATGCCGCGATCTGTTTGAAAGACGCCTCAGAGAGAATGGGCGAAAGGATATTCTTGATTTTGAACGGCAAGCAAGACAGTGA
- a CDS encoding adenylate/guanylate cyclase domain-containing protein, which yields MRQHLFHFWQVLVNVGVNYAALQSEQKFVQITNGICAYSIVGLLLQLPLFIPFLPESGPLLVICLISLVGMSLTFVFNFYGFLRAATLSMHAIATVTMATTAVLLGREGNVHFIHLSVLLAAAIAYPARWMKTIITVCVVSLSAFFFIEFSAPSWEPMLILPKEFYELFRITGISTFVAVIVSFSAFSQIVLRSTEKSLQAEKDKALASQRASEQLKDDTEILNGLLRSLNEDMNLNVVMAKVHRYVAEAFGLDWYILYGVSPDKRSLQMLLMHADDSVSEATRQKTARVKIPIDRGIGGHAHAIRTKKPLYVPNLKSPRIIKASAPEEIANAETYGLQSTVLLPLVLRNESVGLLNFSSRRKIVLSRNEITRLSIITEQIAGVIHSSRLFEEVRAEREKSEKLLLNILPQDVAVELKEKGYAEPVQFEAVSVLFTDFEGFTRIAEHMSPNELVKELDACFGQFDKVIERHRLEKLKTIGDSYMCAGGVPRPGPTHAIDCVLAAMEIRSFMMQMQEIKKSLGEPYWQLRIGIHSGPLVAGVIGEKKFAYDVWGDTVNTASRMESSGNPDKINISGATYDLIKEYFDCEYRGRVSAKNKGEIDMYFVIGLKSEYSRDPDCRVPNGKFWASVSDIGIPATVTA from the coding sequence ATGCGGCAACATCTCTTCCATTTCTGGCAGGTACTTGTCAATGTCGGCGTGAACTATGCCGCATTGCAGAGCGAGCAAAAGTTTGTCCAGATAACCAACGGGATTTGCGCCTACTCCATTGTGGGGCTTTTGCTACAACTGCCACTCTTCATTCCCTTTCTGCCAGAGAGCGGGCCGCTACTCGTAATTTGTTTAATCTCTCTGGTTGGCATGAGCCTTACTTTTGTCTTCAATTTTTATGGCTTTCTGCGGGCTGCCACATTGAGTATGCATGCGATCGCCACAGTCACAATGGCCACAACTGCCGTTCTGCTCGGCCGCGAAGGTAATGTCCACTTCATACATCTTTCCGTATTGCTTGCGGCCGCGATAGCGTATCCGGCGCGCTGGATGAAGACGATAATCACAGTTTGTGTCGTATCGCTGTCTGCCTTTTTCTTCATAGAATTTTCAGCCCCATCCTGGGAGCCGATGCTTATTCTGCCCAAGGAATTTTATGAACTGTTTCGAATAACGGGCATATCCACTTTCGTTGCGGTTATCGTCAGCTTTTCGGCATTTTCGCAAATCGTCTTGCGTAGCACCGAGAAAAGTCTCCAGGCCGAAAAAGACAAGGCTCTCGCCTCGCAACGCGCAAGCGAACAACTAAAAGACGATACTGAAATACTTAATGGTCTTTTGCGCAGCCTGAACGAAGATATGAACCTCAATGTCGTCATGGCCAAAGTGCATCGGTACGTAGCCGAAGCATTTGGACTCGATTGGTATATACTATATGGAGTGTCACCAGATAAGCGCAGTCTACAGATGCTTTTGATGCACGCTGACGACTCGGTCTCAGAGGCCACGCGGCAAAAGACGGCAAGAGTTAAAATCCCCATAGACAGAGGAATTGGCGGTCACGCGCATGCGATTCGCACGAAAAAACCGCTATATGTGCCTAATCTAAAATCACCCCGTATCATCAAAGCCAGCGCACCTGAAGAAATTGCAAATGCCGAAACCTACGGCCTGCAATCGACGGTACTGCTGCCGTTAGTATTAAGAAATGAATCCGTCGGATTGCTGAATTTCTCCAGTCGGCGAAAAATCGTACTGTCCCGCAACGAAATCACGCGCCTCTCCATCATAACCGAGCAAATTGCCGGTGTGATTCACAGTTCGCGTCTATTTGAAGAAGTTCGGGCAGAACGCGAGAAATCCGAAAAATTGCTGCTCAATATTCTGCCTCAAGATGTCGCGGTCGAGCTCAAAGAAAAGGGTTACGCCGAACCGGTCCAGTTTGAGGCCGTGAGCGTCCTCTTCACAGATTTTGAGGGTTTTACGAGAATCGCTGAACATATGTCACCCAATGAACTTGTCAAAGAACTCGACGCCTGTTTCGGGCAGTTTGACAAAGTTATCGAGCGCCACAGGCTTGAAAAGTTGAAGACCATAGGCGACAGTTACATGTGCGCGGGAGGCGTTCCGAGACCTGGCCCAACGCATGCAATCGATTGTGTGCTTGCGGCTATGGAAATTCGCAGTTTCATGATGCAGATGCAGGAGATCAAAAAGTCACTTGGCGAACCATATTGGCAGTTGCGTATCGGCATCCATTCGGGGCCACTCGTCGCAGGCGTCATTGGAGAAAAAAAATTCGCTTACGATGTTTGGGGTGATACGGTCAACACCGCGAGCCGAATGGAATCCAGCGGCAATCCGGACAAAATTAACATCAGCGGTGCGACCTATGATCTTATTAAGGAATATTTTGACTGCGAGTATCGCGGCAGAGTCAGCGCCAAGAACAAAGGTGAAATCGATATGTATTTCGTCATAGGTCTAAAGTCCGAATACTCGCGCGACCCCGACTGCCGCGTACCGAACGGAAAGTTTTGGGCCAGCGTCTCTGATATCGGTATCCCGGCTACAGTGACTGCCTAG
- the mnmH gene encoding tRNA 2-selenouridine(34) synthase MnmH yields the protein MARQISIREALQNQQHAPLIDVRSEGEFAQGHIPGAISLPLFNNAERAEIGTLYKQQGQQPAILRGLGIVGPKMQQLAESGLAHARDGRIAVQCWRGGMRSASVAWLFEKVGLQVDTVVGGYKAFRRLCLELFSTPHDILILGGKTGTRKTQILQELIAQGANAIDLEGMANHRGSAFGSFETVEQPTQEHFENQLGYAILRCHTGQKIIVEDESMLIGRLHIPQPFWLQMRAARVMVLEWPLEKRVQYLLQTYQIDPERFRKGLTSIRKRLGDDRYQRALTALAEERFDDVCLLVLDYYDRAYGFGLSKRDPATVQYVSADDVNNHLRAVMGEEVNP from the coding sequence ATGGCGCGGCAGATCAGCATTCGTGAGGCATTGCAAAACCAGCAGCACGCTCCGCTGATCGATGTCAGGTCTGAAGGTGAGTTTGCGCAGGGACATATTCCCGGTGCGATTTCGTTGCCGCTCTTCAACAACGCTGAACGCGCCGAGATCGGCACTCTCTATAAACAGCAGGGACAACAGCCGGCGATTCTACGCGGCCTCGGTATCGTCGGTCCCAAGATGCAGCAGCTCGCCGAATCAGGCCTTGCGCACGCGCGTGACGGCCGCATTGCAGTGCAGTGCTGGCGCGGCGGTATGCGCTCCGCCTCGGTCGCCTGGCTATTCGAGAAAGTGGGATTGCAGGTTGATACGGTAGTCGGCGGCTATAAAGCATTCCGCAGGCTCTGTCTTGAGCTCTTTAGCACTCCGCATGACATTCTCATTCTGGGTGGAAAAACAGGCACACGCAAGACACAGATTCTGCAAGAATTGATCGCCCAGGGCGCAAATGCGATCGACCTCGAAGGCATGGCGAACCACAGGGGGTCAGCTTTCGGCTCTTTTGAAACCGTCGAACAGCCGACGCAAGAGCATTTTGAGAATCAACTCGGTTATGCGATCTTGCGGTGCCATACCGGCCAGAAGATTATCGTCGAAGACGAAAGTATGCTGATCGGCAGGTTGCACATTCCCCAGCCGTTTTGGCTGCAGATGCGCGCCGCCCGAGTCATGGTGCTCGAGTGGCCTCTCGAAAAGCGGGTGCAGTACCTGTTGCAAACCTACCAGATTGATCCAGAGAGATTTCGCAAGGGCCTTACTTCTATACGAAAGCGGCTAGGTGACGATCGTTACCAGCGCGCCCTTACCGCGCTCGCCGAAGAGCGTTTTGATGATGTCTGTTTGCTCGTGCTCGATTATTATGACCGCGCTTATGGTTTTGGTCTGAGTAAGCGCGACCCTGCGACCGTTCAGTATGTTTCAGCTGATGATGTGAATAATCATTTGCGTGCGGTCATGGGTGAAGAAGTCAACCCATGA
- a CDS encoding zinc-ribbon domain-containing protein produces MANEPQNPQDPNDKSWKPAFDNIPDNPGQPAGSPPPGYDRVEEAGTFQMLWDCKYCSTKKLLGVTHKFCPSCGAAQDANARYFPSDEEAIAVEDHEYTGADKKCGNCGTANAAKAEFCTQCGSPMKDAKTVSLRSEQATAEGSAFATDSRANAKQDFEAQKAGLSGAAPEPEAPKSKKWYYIGGAVGVGLVALISSFFISRSVEVKVDSHNWERVVKVESYKGRSESAWCSSMPFDAYMVIRKREVSSTNQVADGETCDMVRVDKGNGTFKKERRCKTKYKSVPVYSDKCYYRVNRWGHERDITAKGGLNDQVAWPAVNIRSGSCVGCEREGGRSEAYNLFLSEIKKPDKKYTCAFPEAQWRAIPDGAVKKIKVRLVGGAKCDTLN; encoded by the coding sequence ATGGCGAACGAACCGCAGAACCCACAAGACCCGAATGACAAAAGCTGGAAACCCGCTTTCGACAATATACCCGATAATCCAGGCCAACCGGCGGGCAGCCCCCCACCGGGATACGACCGTGTCGAAGAAGCCGGTACGTTTCAAATGCTGTGGGACTGCAAGTACTGCAGCACCAAAAAACTGCTGGGGGTTACGCACAAGTTCTGCCCCAGCTGCGGCGCCGCGCAAGACGCGAATGCGCGTTATTTTCCCTCTGACGAAGAGGCAATTGCCGTCGAAGACCACGAATACACGGGCGCCGACAAGAAGTGCGGTAACTGCGGTACCGCAAACGCCGCAAAAGCTGAGTTCTGTACTCAGTGCGGCTCGCCCATGAAAGATGCCAAGACGGTGTCGCTCCGTAGCGAACAGGCGACTGCTGAAGGTTCGGCCTTCGCGACAGATTCTCGGGCGAACGCGAAACAAGATTTCGAAGCCCAGAAGGCAGGCCTCAGCGGCGCAGCACCCGAACCTGAGGCACCGAAATCGAAGAAATGGTATTATATCGGCGGAGCCGTGGGCGTTGGCTTAGTGGCGCTGATTTCGAGCTTTTTTATCTCGCGTTCAGTCGAGGTGAAAGTTGACAGCCACAACTGGGAGCGTGTGGTCAAAGTTGAGTCGTACAAAGGCCGGTCTGAGTCGGCCTGGTGCAGTTCAATGCCTTTCGATGCCTACATGGTAATTCGCAAGCGCGAAGTCAGCTCAACCAACCAGGTTGCCGATGGCGAGACCTGCGACATGGTGCGCGTCGACAAGGGCAACGGCACATTCAAGAAAGAACGCCGATGCAAAACCAAGTATAAGAGCGTACCGGTCTACAGCGACAAGTGCTACTACCGCGTGAACCGCTGGGGCCATGAGCGCGACATCACAGCGAAAGGCGGCCTCAACGACCAGGTCGCATGGCCTGCGGTCAACATTCGCTCGGGCAGCTGCGTCGGCTGCGAGCGCGAGGGTGGTCGCAGCGAAGCGTATAATCTTTTTCTCAGTGAAATCAAAAAGCCCGATAAGAAATACACGTGTGCTTTTCCCGAAGCACAGTGGCGCGCAATACCCGACGGGGCCGTGAAAAAAATCAAGGTGCGGCTCGTCGGCGGGGCGAAATGCGATACGCTGAACTGA
- the selD gene encoding selenide, water dikinase SelD, with product MSIRLTQYSHGAGCGCKISPSVLGVILKNNMAEPSANLIVGNSDRDDAAAYLLGEGQVLLSTTDFFMPIVDDAKDFGRIAAANAISDIYAMGGRPIMALAILGWPIDKLSAEVANQVIVGAREVASQCGMTIAGGHSIDAPEPIFGLSVNGLVAAKNLKRNSTVEQGDLLVLTKPLGIGMHTTAMKRGVLNAEHQGLAIKEMLTLNSIGRQLAELPAVHALTDVTGFGLAGHLLEMVAPRNLAAEIEFAALPQLPGLEGYFSAGVIPGGTTRNFNSFGDRLAGVDDAFRRALVCDPQTSGGLLIALAPEALGAVRALFQEAGIAGRCHVIGKITASGVNVRVL from the coding sequence ATGAGCATACGCCTCACCCAGTACAGCCACGGCGCCGGTTGCGGCTGTAAAATTTCACCATCAGTACTGGGGGTTATCCTCAAAAACAACATGGCTGAGCCTTCGGCGAATCTGATCGTCGGCAATTCAGATCGGGATGACGCGGCGGCCTATTTGTTGGGCGAAGGGCAGGTGCTTCTGTCGACCACGGATTTTTTCATGCCGATTGTCGACGACGCGAAAGACTTTGGGCGCATCGCCGCCGCCAATGCTATTTCTGACATCTACGCCATGGGTGGCCGGCCAATTATGGCGCTGGCGATTCTGGGCTGGCCAATCGATAAACTTTCTGCAGAGGTGGCCAACCAGGTCATCGTGGGCGCGCGCGAGGTTGCTTCGCAATGCGGCATGACGATTGCCGGTGGTCACAGCATCGATGCACCCGAACCGATTTTCGGTCTTTCGGTCAATGGTCTCGTCGCGGCCAAGAATTTGAAACGTAACTCTACCGTCGAGCAAGGCGATCTCTTGGTGTTGACGAAACCGCTCGGCATAGGCATGCACACGACTGCGATGAAGCGCGGCGTCTTGAATGCTGAACACCAGGGTCTTGCGATCAAAGAGATGCTGACGCTGAATTCGATCGGTCGCCAACTTGCAGAATTACCCGCGGTGCACGCGCTGACAGATGTCACGGGGTTTGGCCTTGCCGGCCATCTGCTTGAAATGGTGGCGCCGCGAAATCTTGCTGCCGAGATCGAGTTCGCCGCGCTGCCGCAGCTGCCCGGACTCGAAGGTTATTTTAGTGCGGGCGTGATACCGGGTGGCACAACACGAAACTTCAACAGTTTTGGCGATCGACTCGCAGGCGTTGATGATGCTTTTCGCCGCGCGCTTGTCTGCGACCCGCAAACCTCTGGCGGATTGCTCATCGCTTTGGCGCCTGAGGCTTTGGGCGCCGTCAGAGCGCTGTTTCAAGAAGCCGGCATCGCCGGGCGCTGCCATGTGATCGGCAAAATTACCGCCAGTGGTGTGAATGTGCGCGTTCTTTAA
- a CDS encoding flagellar filament outer layer protein FlaA, with translation MTGSGKKVLLVTAVAVTFIGATLIAQDASNTKASKKADVQDVLLNDFESAEDWRAFSTTPLGITKVRKTIQLGPIEDVFNPKELSEEEKTRFKDGLKDPKTANNVLGVKTFFKERGFDRVEIKPPHEYLIKGLGRQFSVWVLGRNFRHTLFVKLRDYRGNLHKLKLGKLDYFGWRKHTVTVPGWLPQSTRHALLDKNLHFVSLYVECDPHESWGDFYFYVDDLRVKTDMSDSEYPGSKIKDNW, from the coding sequence ATGACAGGCAGTGGTAAGAAAGTACTGCTCGTTACGGCGGTGGCCGTAACATTTATCGGAGCAACGCTGATCGCGCAAGACGCGTCGAACACAAAAGCGAGCAAAAAGGCAGACGTGCAAGACGTATTGCTGAACGATTTCGAATCGGCAGAAGATTGGCGCGCATTTTCGACGACTCCCCTGGGTATTACTAAGGTGAGAAAGACGATTCAGCTCGGGCCCATTGAAGATGTCTTCAACCCGAAAGAGTTGTCTGAAGAAGAAAAGACACGCTTCAAAGACGGCCTCAAAGACCCCAAGACGGCGAACAACGTTCTGGGCGTGAAGACCTTCTTTAAAGAGCGTGGCTTCGACCGCGTCGAGATCAAACCCCCTCACGAATATCTGATCAAGGGTCTCGGCCGCCAGTTCTCTGTTTGGGTTCTTGGCCGCAACTTTCGCCACACCCTGTTCGTGAAGCTGCGCGACTACCGCGGCAACCTGCACAAACTGAAACTCGGTAAGCTCGACTACTTCGGCTGGCGCAAGCATACTGTCACAGTGCCAGGCTGGCTGCCGCAGAGCACACGCCACGCGCTGCTCGACAAGAACCTGCACTTTGTTTCACTTTATGTGGAATGCGACCCACACGAATCATGGGGCGACTTCTATTTCTACGTCGATGATCTGCGCGTGAAAACCGATATGAGCGATAGCGAATATCCCGGCAGCAAGATTAAAGACAACTGGTAA
- a CDS encoding ROK family protein, which produces MHIAPPFERDERVVLTLDAGGTKFAFSAMASGKPITEPLEFPSHGDDLSKCLKTLFAGFTEISQRVKQKPAAISFAFPGPAWYKEGIIGDLGNLPAFRGGVPLGPMLARQFGVPVFINNDGDLFTYGEALGGFLPEMNRHLVHADSTRQYKNLIGFTLGTGFGGGIARGGELHTGDNSAAGEVWLMRNPLYPQSFIEESISIRALRRVYKEHCKIGYRDDLKAKEIFQIAKGEIAGDTDAAAIAFADLGSALGDAIATAVTMIDGLVVIGGGLSNAWELFAPAMLASVRSRLQSVCAERSVPRLEVEAFDVEDKAGYDAFLKGHFKTLAVPGSDEKISFDAMKATAIGRSRLGTSAAVSLGAYMYAMRQLSG; this is translated from the coding sequence ATGCATATCGCCCCTCCGTTTGAGAGAGATGAGCGCGTCGTGCTGACGCTCGATGCCGGCGGAACCAAGTTCGCTTTTTCAGCCATGGCCAGCGGCAAACCGATCACCGAGCCGCTTGAGTTTCCTTCGCACGGCGACGATCTGAGCAAATGCCTCAAGACCCTTTTTGCCGGTTTCACTGAGATCAGCCAGCGTGTGAAACAGAAGCCTGCAGCGATCAGCTTTGCGTTTCCCGGCCCTGCATGGTATAAAGAGGGAATCATCGGCGACCTCGGCAACCTGCCCGCGTTCAGAGGGGGAGTTCCCCTCGGACCGATGCTGGCCAGGCAGTTCGGTGTGCCCGTCTTCATCAACAACGACGGCGACCTGTTCACATACGGCGAAGCACTGGGGGGATTTCTGCCTGAAATGAACCGGCACCTCGTGCACGCCGACAGCACGCGGCAGTACAAGAACCTGATCGGTTTCACCCTCGGCACGGGCTTCGGCGGCGGCATTGCCCGCGGCGGCGAGTTACATACCGGTGATAACTCCGCCGCAGGCGAAGTGTGGCTGATGCGCAACCCACTCTACCCGCAAAGTTTCATCGAAGAGAGCATCAGCATTCGCGCGCTGCGCCGCGTGTACAAAGAACACTGCAAGATCGGCTACCGCGATGACCTGAAAGCAAAAGAAATTTTCCAAATTGCGAAGGGCGAAATCGCCGGCGACACCGACGCCGCAGCGATAGCTTTTGCCGATCTTGGCAGCGCCCTCGGCGATGCGATAGCCACTGCGGTGACCATGATCGACGGCCTCGTGGTTATCGGCGGTGGCCTCTCGAACGCGTGGGAGCTTTTTGCGCCCGCGATGCTGGCCTCTGTACGCAGCCGGCTTCAGTCGGTCTGCGCAGAGCGCAGCGTGCCGCGGCTTGAGGTCGAAGCTTTCGACGTCGAAGACAAGGCGGGCTACGACGCTTTTCTCAAGGGCCACTTCAAGACCTTGGCTGTACCCGGTAGCGACGAGAAGATCAGCTTCGACGCGATGAAGGCGACGGCTATCGGCCGCTCACGCCTCGGCACCAGCGCAGCCGTTTCGCTGGGCGCGTATATGTACGCGATGCGGCAGTTGTCAGGTTAG